Proteins encoded together in one Pseudomonas sp. ADAK13 window:
- a CDS encoding OmpA/MotB family protein: MKDKPNEWVSIADLMAGVMAVVMLLLVMSVLQKTYSDLKHKQEMEKSSTSQREMVGAILSQLKASLETSDNDGLVVLDINAQKMTLRDGIFGRGSACVTDEAKLAFASIEARIADFLATFSSGKVYVEGHTDNLPVSRPVTNFEAFCTVYDDNFTLSAARAREARKLIIGDLDTASAKRVVVAGYGDSQPIPGIAPEDAQQRRIEVRWVIQEDR; the protein is encoded by the coding sequence ATGAAAGACAAACCAAATGAATGGGTGTCCATCGCTGACCTGATGGCCGGAGTCATGGCCGTGGTCATGTTGCTGCTGGTGATGTCGGTGCTGCAAAAGACCTACTCCGACCTCAAGCACAAGCAGGAGATGGAAAAAAGCAGCACTTCACAACGCGAAATGGTTGGCGCGATTCTCAGCCAACTCAAGGCCTCGCTGGAGACCAGTGATAACGACGGGTTGGTCGTGCTGGACATCAACGCGCAGAAGATGACCCTGCGCGACGGTATTTTCGGCCGCGGGAGCGCCTGCGTCACGGACGAGGCCAAACTGGCATTCGCCAGCATCGAGGCGCGTATCGCTGACTTCCTGGCCACCTTCAGCAGCGGGAAAGTGTACGTCGAAGGCCATACCGACAACTTGCCCGTATCACGCCCAGTGACCAACTTCGAAGCGTTTTGCACGGTATACGACGATAACTTCACCCTGTCCGCCGCCCGCGCCCGAGAGGCGCGCAAGTTGATCATCGGTGACCTAGACACGGCCAGTGCCAAACGCGTGGTGGTGGCCGGCTACGGCGACTCCCAGCCCATTCCCGGCATCGCCCCCGAGGACGCCCAACAACGGCGCATCGAAGTGCGCTGGGTGATTCAGGAGGATCGCTAG
- a CDS encoding DUF3944 domain-containing protein, with protein sequence MGITYRPDDDLAFLQYCTEDDIRQLAKYLMFDNDGEKRVASEIADDPQFKQLEGQPDQWRQCWKLVAGELQHFAGDSIVNLFRRQGVLYREMLSDVCDKAKAKYDSKASAYDIENTLIERLVAQSWDSMSDAEKRKAMESMNLPDAIDSMPIVAIIKAISSGGKGSFEWSAWLASSARQFFGSAAAMGAGGAAALIGGRAVAAFAGPVAALAITIPMFSGAAYRVTIPAVIQIAYMRRKYEKEDRF encoded by the coding sequence ATGGGTATCACCTACCGACCGGATGATGACCTGGCGTTTCTCCAGTACTGCACAGAAGACGACATCCGCCAACTGGCCAAGTACCTGATGTTCGATAACGACGGCGAAAAACGCGTGGCCAGCGAGATTGCCGACGACCCGCAATTCAAACAGCTTGAGGGGCAACCGGACCAATGGCGTCAATGCTGGAAGTTGGTCGCCGGTGAGCTGCAGCATTTTGCCGGCGACTCCATCGTCAACCTGTTCCGCCGCCAGGGTGTTTTGTACCGGGAAATGCTCAGCGACGTCTGCGACAAGGCAAAAGCCAAATACGACAGTAAAGCGTCGGCCTATGACATTGAAAACACGCTGATCGAACGGCTGGTCGCACAGTCCTGGGACAGCATGTCCGATGCTGAAAAACGCAAGGCCATGGAATCGATGAACCTTCCAGACGCCATTGATTCGATGCCGATAGTGGCCATCATCAAGGCGATCAGCTCAGGCGGTAAAGGCTCGTTCGAGTGGTCGGCGTGGCTCGCGAGCTCCGCGCGCCAGTTCTTCGGCAGTGCTGCTGCCATGGGCGCGGGCGGCGCCGCTGCGTTGATAGGCGGGCGTGCCGTGGCCGCTTTCGCAGGGCCGGTCGCGGCGTTGGCCATCACCATTCCTATGTTCAGCGGCGCCGCCTACCGAGTCACGATTCCGGCGGTTATCCAGATCGCCTATATGCGTCGAAAATACGAAAAAGAGGACCGTTTCTAA
- a CDS encoding WYL domain-containing protein, producing the protein MKRKQSIEQVRWDLALRYRLIETVAWWEGRLTTGHLIQSFGISRQQASKDINTYINEHAPRNLTYDKQLKGYVPSKLFKPRFIDDSASAYLHLLYQNNERAPHIEGLALAYAHTKVLEVPDRSIRPQILRPLLKACREGLRLETEYVSLANPEPEIRLIAPHTLVYTGMRWHVRAYCEKNRKYRDFVLSRLRGEPELLDKSENLISEDTVWETAVDLVIAPDQRLSPTQRAIIETDFGMVDGQLVIPSRQALVKYVLQRYQIDPKNLDPKPEAQQIVVKNLQELKPWLYD; encoded by the coding sequence ATGAAACGCAAGCAATCCATTGAGCAAGTACGCTGGGACCTGGCACTTCGCTATCGCCTGATCGAGACCGTCGCCTGGTGGGAAGGGCGCCTGACCACGGGGCACTTGATCCAGAGCTTCGGCATCAGCCGGCAGCAGGCCTCGAAGGACATCAACACGTACATCAACGAGCATGCGCCCCGAAACTTGACATATGACAAGCAGCTCAAGGGCTATGTCCCGAGCAAACTGTTCAAGCCGAGGTTTATCGACGACAGCGCCAGCGCCTATTTGCACCTGCTGTACCAGAACAATGAACGAGCGCCGCATATTGAAGGGCTGGCGTTGGCCTATGCCCATACCAAGGTGCTGGAGGTGCCTGACCGCAGCATTCGGCCACAGATTTTGCGCCCGCTGCTCAAGGCCTGCCGCGAAGGGCTGCGCCTGGAAACCGAGTACGTTTCCCTGGCCAACCCGGAGCCGGAGATTCGCCTGATTGCGCCTCATACCCTGGTGTACACCGGCATGCGCTGGCATGTGCGGGCCTACTGCGAGAAGAATCGCAAGTACCGCGACTTCGTACTCAGCCGGCTGAGGGGTGAGCCGGAGTTACTGGATAAGTCAGAAAACCTGATCAGCGAGGACACGGTGTGGGAGACCGCCGTGGACCTGGTGATTGCCCCGGACCAACGATTATCACCCACCCAGCGGGCGATCATCGAGACCGACTTCGGCATGGTCGACGGACAGTTGGTAATCCCCAGTCGTCAGGCGTTGGTGAAATATGTTTTGCAGCGTTATCAGATCGATCCGAAGAATCTGGACCCTAAACCCGAAGCCCAGCAGATCGTGGTGAAGAACCTGCAAGAGCTGAAACCTTGGCTGTACGATTGA
- a CDS encoding RHS repeat-associated core domain-containing protein, with protein MTASSSHIAHIEHELDGFHQSLAVYRQQVGAWYSQALDKVSHGADLPSLLGMDRIIRVGDSSKSVSMTDDHFSTVVRCELGGVLEIESKFESVYDVPLGGIPVEVIGLDDGSSTVVMLDEQGKGSHPCVAGKRYRVRVQGGVSQEQVEALFSSYDGLTADLESWLRKQWDGFRPHWERSTSSAIGTGVLVGSWAAITGVWDAIKQVQEIFKDPGKLFESLGAKASELMELARTAPKVMEQAMLLASDEAALYLMLRTAMIWLSALPPSEIAGSTAEAVAGIVVSLLIDLLVAALLTVVLPAAGIAYLSSRALRYGTRIVEAAIRFVKGIFSVLQSFMGAVGRYKTVAVRGAVDGLKKGGVQMRWGPRQNTVVREKAHVDDAPSSAKNPGGDAAAPADKTATNGCPVSMVTGEELLTLTDGSLEGVLPFAWTRLYRSSAVEVDCGLGFGWSHALAQRLVVSGELVIWTDHENRSTTFPLPSATRPAITNSLAEAAIYLGALPDEWVLAQTSLFYHFRDGVLTSISDAYDNRLRISRDYSGRIQRIDNHVGQGLLLRYDRGHIVAVDYQVQRELDWVTEQNVVSYRYDDAWRLIEATNAVGESERYRYDDQQVILERQLAGGASFFWEWERSGKSARCIRHWASFSQMDTRYAWDDNGTVTVHNADGSQEVYVHDQRARLVQRIDPDGAEHFKSYDDKGRLTVEQDPLGAVTAYQYDEAGRLIALFPGDDAPTSYEHDNGFVRVVRRGDAVWKYQRNDQGDITRKTDPDGNYTEYTYTKHGKLSGVWHPDNSSQRFIWNERGQLTEEKLANGGVRRYRYDDLGRQVACEDEHGALTQYQWDAVGRLLKVIQPGGASREFSYNPYGKITAERDELGRVTRYEYADGLHLISRRINPDGTQLKYRYDNARLLLTEIENEVGETYQLDYHANGLIQQETGFDGRRTAYVYDLAGHLLEKTEYGDDGSQLVTGYQRDSAGRLVRKTLPDRSVVGYAYDRLGNLLSVDDGHWPLHYEYDLQNRLTAEHQGWGTLRYRYDECGQLNYLRLPDNNRLAFHHDKGGDLATIELNGNPLTSHLFKSGREHQRQQGQLLSHYHYDDQGRLHAHAITQQEQRHQRRQYDYDKRGNLTRILDTRKGQHDYHYDPLDRLTRANHSQDLQERFFHDPAGNLLMQDRVGPSVVKGNRLLMQGDRHYDYDAFGNLLRERRGRDQQLVTEYRYDCQHRLIGVIQPDGSQASYRYDPFGRRITKTLDGQTTEFFWQGDMLVAEHSADHHQSYIYEPNSFRPLALLKGYGPEAAEPFHYQLDHLGTPQELTAPDGEIVWSAHYRAYGQIAKLDVNTVTNPLRFQGQYFDPESGLHYNRHRYYNPDIGRYLTPDPVKLAGGLNGYQYVPNPTGWVDPLGLACTPTDCPQAAGGTWKFNSDVDIDWRTEKGNPYQQMHKALDEGFQKTGISKDDYTVTKWGKDQHGKSWPTEWRVLRGANKGAEVNIDDPSLVPSNKGPAAPHVGYQTAGKRSGGGAVRGHILLELTPVSRSKIGTSQ; from the coding sequence ATGACTGCTTCTTCGTCCCACATTGCCCATATCGAACACGAACTGGATGGCTTTCATCAGAGCCTGGCGGTGTATCGCCAGCAGGTGGGCGCCTGGTATTCGCAGGCACTGGACAAGGTCAGCCATGGGGCAGATTTGCCGTCGTTGCTGGGGATGGATCGAATCATTCGGGTGGGAGATTCGAGCAAATCGGTGAGCATGACCGATGACCATTTCTCGACGGTGGTGCGCTGTGAGCTCGGCGGCGTACTGGAGATCGAGAGCAAGTTCGAGTCGGTGTATGACGTGCCGCTGGGAGGTATTCCGGTTGAGGTGATTGGGCTGGATGACGGCAGCTCTACCGTCGTCATGCTCGATGAACAGGGGAAAGGCTCTCACCCCTGTGTGGCCGGCAAACGTTATCGGGTGCGGGTGCAGGGTGGGGTTTCGCAGGAGCAGGTCGAGGCGCTGTTTTCGTCTTACGACGGTTTGACCGCTGACCTGGAAAGCTGGCTTCGCAAGCAATGGGACGGTTTCAGACCGCATTGGGAAAGGTCCACTTCAAGCGCGATTGGCACTGGCGTGCTGGTGGGAAGTTGGGCAGCAATTACTGGCGTGTGGGACGCCATCAAGCAGGTGCAGGAGATCTTCAAGGATCCGGGCAAGCTGTTTGAAAGCCTGGGAGCCAAAGCCAGCGAACTGATGGAGTTGGCCCGCACTGCGCCAAAGGTGATGGAACAGGCGATGTTGCTGGCCAGTGATGAGGCGGCGCTGTACCTGATGCTGCGCACGGCGATGATTTGGCTGTCGGCGTTGCCACCAAGTGAGATCGCCGGCAGTACCGCCGAGGCGGTGGCCGGGATTGTGGTGTCGTTGCTGATCGATTTGTTGGTGGCGGCTTTGCTGACGGTTGTTTTGCCGGCGGCGGGTATCGCCTATTTGAGTTCGCGTGCGCTCAGGTATGGCACCCGGATTGTTGAGGCGGCCATTCGGTTTGTGAAGGGCATATTCAGTGTTCTTCAGAGCTTTATGGGAGCAGTGGGACGGTACAAGACAGTAGCGGTTCGGGGCGCTGTTGATGGGTTGAAAAAGGGTGGTGTGCAGATGCGCTGGGGGCCGCGTCAGAACACCGTGGTTCGGGAGAAAGCGCATGTCGATGATGCGCCCTCCTCTGCCAAGAACCCCGGCGGCGATGCAGCCGCTCCCGCAGACAAGACCGCAACCAATGGCTGCCCGGTATCGATGGTTACCGGTGAGGAACTGCTGACGCTTACGGATGGCTCGTTGGAGGGCGTGCTGCCGTTTGCCTGGACGCGGTTGTATCGCAGCAGTGCGGTGGAAGTGGATTGCGGGTTGGGGTTTGGCTGGAGTCATGCGCTGGCTCAGCGGTTGGTGGTTAGCGGCGAGTTGGTGATCTGGACCGACCATGAAAACCGCAGTACGACCTTTCCCCTTCCCTCTGCTACGCGGCCAGCCATCACCAATAGCCTGGCGGAAGCCGCGATTTATCTGGGCGCTTTGCCTGATGAATGGGTACTGGCTCAAACCTCCCTTTTCTATCACTTCCGCGACGGTGTGCTGACGTCGATCAGCGACGCGTACGACAACCGGCTGCGCATTTCCCGCGATTATTCCGGGCGGATTCAGCGGATCGATAACCACGTCGGCCAGGGATTGCTGCTGCGGTATGACCGTGGACATATCGTTGCCGTCGACTATCAGGTGCAGCGGGAACTGGACTGGGTTACCGAGCAGAACGTTGTTTCCTACCGGTACGACGATGCCTGGCGGTTGATTGAAGCGACCAACGCGGTAGGCGAAAGCGAGCGTTATCGGTACGACGATCAGCAGGTGATCCTGGAACGGCAACTGGCCGGTGGGGCAAGTTTCTTCTGGGAGTGGGAACGGTCCGGTAAATCTGCAAGGTGTATCCGCCACTGGGCCAGCTTTTCCCAAATGGACACGCGGTACGCCTGGGACGACAACGGCACTGTCACCGTCCACAACGCCGATGGCAGCCAGGAAGTCTACGTCCACGACCAGCGCGCACGGCTGGTGCAACGGATTGATCCGGACGGCGCGGAGCACTTCAAATCCTACGATGACAAAGGCCGGCTGACAGTCGAGCAGGATCCGCTCGGCGCGGTGACGGCGTATCAATACGACGAAGCCGGTCGGTTGATTGCGCTGTTTCCCGGTGACGATGCGCCCACGTCCTACGAGCATGACAACGGTTTCGTCCGAGTTGTACGCCGTGGCGATGCAGTGTGGAAATATCAGCGCAACGACCAGGGCGATATCACCCGCAAGACCGATCCGGACGGCAACTACACCGAATACACCTACACCAAACACGGAAAACTCTCCGGCGTCTGGCACCCGGACAACAGCAGCCAGCGCTTTATCTGGAATGAGCGTGGCCAGCTCACCGAAGAGAAATTGGCGAATGGCGGTGTGCGGCGCTATCGCTATGACGACCTTGGGCGGCAGGTAGCCTGCGAGGATGAGCACGGTGCGCTGACCCAGTATCAGTGGGACGCCGTAGGGCGTTTGCTGAAGGTGATTCAGCCGGGCGGTGCCTCTCGCGAATTCAGCTACAACCCGTACGGAAAAATCACCGCCGAGCGCGACGAACTGGGGCGGGTTACTCGCTACGAATATGCCGACGGCCTGCACCTGATCAGCCGCCGCATCAACCCCGACGGCACACAGCTCAAATACCGTTACGACAATGCCCGGTTGTTACTGACCGAGATTGAAAACGAAGTCGGCGAAACCTATCAGCTCGACTACCACGCCAACGGCCTGATCCAGCAGGAGACCGGCTTTGATGGCCGCCGCACGGCTTATGTCTACGACCTCGCCGGGCATCTGCTGGAAAAGACCGAGTACGGCGACGATGGCAGTCAGCTGGTTACCGGTTATCAGCGAGACAGCGCCGGTCGCCTTGTACGAAAAACCCTGCCCGACCGCAGCGTTGTCGGATACGCCTATGACCGCCTCGGCAACCTCCTCAGCGTCGACGACGGCCATTGGCCGCTGCACTACGAATACGACCTGCAAAACCGCCTCACCGCTGAACACCAGGGCTGGGGCACCCTGCGCTACCGCTACGACGAATGCGGGCAACTCAACTACCTGCGCCTGCCCGACAACAACCGCCTCGCCTTCCATCACGACAAAGGTGGCGACCTTGCCACCATCGAGCTGAATGGCAACCCGCTCACCTCACACCTGTTCAAATCCGGCCGCGAACACCAGCGCCAGCAGGGCCAGCTTCTCAGCCACTACCACTACGACGACCAGGGCCGCCTGCATGCCCATGCCATTACCCAACAGGAACAGCGCCATCAGCGCCGCCAATACGACTATGACAAACGCGGCAACCTCACCCGCATCCTCGACACCCGCAAAGGCCAGCACGACTACCACTACGACCCACTCGACCGCCTGACCCGCGCCAACCACTCGCAAGACCTGCAGGAACGCTTCTTCCACGACCCGGCGGGCAACCTGCTGATGCAAGACCGCGTCGGGCCGAGCGTAGTCAAAGGCAACCGCCTGCTGATGCAAGGCGATCGTCATTACGACTATGACGCCTTCGGCAATCTCCTACGGGAACGGCGGGGCCGCGACCAGCAGTTAGTTACCGAATACCGCTACGACTGCCAGCATCGCCTGATCGGCGTCATCCAACCCGACGGCAGCCAGGCCAGCTATCGCTATGACCCGTTTGGACGGCGGATCACCAAAACCCTCGACGGCCAGACCACCGAGTTTTTCTGGCAAGGCGACATGTTGGTCGCCGAGCACAGCGCCGATCACCACCAAAGCTATATCTACGAACCCAACAGCTTCCGCCCGTTAGCGCTGCTGAAAGGCTACGGCCCGGAAGCAGCAGAACCCTTCCACTACCAACTCGACCACCTCGGCACGCCACAAGAACTCACCGCCCCCGACGGCGAAATCGTCTGGTCCGCGCACTACCGCGCCTACGGCCAAATCGCGAAGCTGGACGTCAATACCGTCACCAACCCGCTGCGCTTCCAGGGCCAATATTTCGACCCGGAAAGCGGGCTGCACTACAACCGTCATCGCTACTACAATCCGGATATTGGTCGCTATCTGACGCCTGATCCGGTGAAACTGGCGGGTGGGCTGAACGGATACCAGTACGTGCCCAACCCGACGGGGTGGGTAGACCCGTTGGGATTAGCATGTACACCTACAGACTGCCCACAGGCAGCTGGCGGGACATGGAAATTTAACTCTGATGTAGATATTGATTGGAGAACAGAAAAGGGGAATCCCTATCAGCAAATGCATAAAGCACTGGACGAGGGATTTCAAAAAACTGGCATATCAAAAGACGACTACACCGTGACCAAGTGGGGAAAAGATCAACACGGTAAGTCATGGCCGACAGAGTGGAGGGTATTAAGAGGAGCAAACAAAGGAGCAGAAGTGAACATCGACGATCCATCGCTGGTCCCATCGAATAAAGGTCCAGCCGCACCACACGTTGGTTACCAGACCGCAGGAAAAAGAAGCGGTGGCGGAGCCGTAAGAGGGCATATATTGCTTGAGCTAACTCCTGTTAGCCGTTCAAAAATCGGTACATCTCAATGA
- a CDS encoding FecR family protein → MNDQPTPSPSERDQQALDWFTRLRGENVTFQELNTFAQWREDPLNAHAYQNAETLWQLLDRPTRAVRKPDRRRPISRRRTYATAACLILAAGAIWLGTPPISSWGSDYTTRTGQQQDITLADGSHLHLDSDSALDIDLTSDERRVNLRRGRVYLQVSHDSRPFIVQAGGTRIRALGTEFSVAHNDKSDEVILLLGSVEVAAAGQHQVLQPGEQLRVVSGQVQAPQAVDAERLLAWRDGQLRVRDAPLREVLEELVRYQGGHVIWLDDKVGQRTINASFNLNQVDSALDALISSQNLRTTALTHRVLIVRG, encoded by the coding sequence ATGAACGATCAGCCAACCCCTTCGCCGTCCGAACGTGACCAGCAAGCCCTGGACTGGTTTACCCGCCTGCGTGGGGAAAACGTGACGTTTCAGGAGCTCAATACGTTTGCGCAGTGGCGCGAAGACCCGCTGAATGCCCACGCCTACCAAAACGCGGAAACGCTATGGCAGTTGCTGGATCGCCCCACCCGGGCAGTACGCAAACCAGATCGCCGGCGTCCGATCTCCCGACGCCGAACCTACGCCACCGCTGCCTGCCTGATACTCGCCGCCGGCGCGATATGGCTGGGAACCCCGCCGATCAGCAGTTGGGGCAGTGACTACACCACCCGCACCGGGCAACAACAGGACATCACCCTGGCCGACGGCTCACACCTGCATCTGGACAGCGACAGCGCGCTCGATATCGACCTCACCTCCGATGAACGCCGGGTAAATCTGCGAAGAGGCCGTGTGTATCTGCAAGTCAGCCACGACAGTCGACCCTTTATTGTGCAAGCCGGCGGCACTCGGATTCGGGCGTTGGGCACCGAGTTTTCCGTCGCGCATAACGACAAGTCGGACGAGGTCATTCTGCTGCTTGGCAGTGTGGAAGTGGCCGCCGCCGGACAACATCAAGTGCTGCAGCCGGGCGAACAGTTGCGCGTGGTGAGCGGGCAAGTTCAAGCCCCCCAAGCCGTCGACGCCGAACGCCTGCTGGCCTGGCGAGACGGCCAGCTACGTGTGCGGGACGCACCATTGCGCGAGGTGCTTGAGGAGTTGGTGCGCTATCAAGGCGGCCATGTGATCTGGCTCGACGATAAAGTCGGGCAACGCACCATCAACGCCAGCTTCAACCTGAATCAAGTCGACAGTGCCTTGGACGCCCTGATCAGCAGCCAGAACCTGCGCACCACTGCCCTCACCCACCGAGTGTTGATCGTGCGCGGCTGA
- a CDS encoding Fic family protein, with protein MDHPNRIWQQPDWPHFHWQPERLAPVLRECTQAQGKLLGMLGSVSQAQSSENELDALLQNILTSSAIEGEQLNVGSVRSSLARRLGLQQLQDGSVSRRSEGLADLMVDATQQFAQPFTLTRLFNWHRWLFPAEEARFSTHALNVGALRGDEPMQVVSGRLDRPTVHFEAPPRQGLAQSLGDFIEWFEASRNHAALDPLLRAGLAHFWFVTLHPFDDGNGRLTRAITDLALAQAENQAIRFYAMSASILEDRAGYYRALETSQKATLDVTGWLEWFLQTLLRSLQQAMARIDRVLGKSRFWQRHRDHALSAEQTKVLNRLLDGGDKGFEHGISAAQYQAVAKVSKATATRHLADLLEKNCLVRLPGGGRSTRYQINTQGD; from the coding sequence ATGGATCACCCGAACCGGATCTGGCAACAACCTGACTGGCCGCACTTTCACTGGCAACCGGAGCGCCTCGCACCAGTGTTGCGCGAGTGCACGCAGGCGCAAGGAAAGTTGCTGGGTATGCTCGGTTCGGTCAGCCAGGCGCAGAGTTCGGAGAATGAACTGGATGCCTTGCTGCAAAATATCCTGACCTCCTCGGCAATCGAGGGTGAGCAACTCAACGTCGGCTCGGTACGATCTTCCCTGGCCCGTCGCCTGGGCCTTCAGCAATTGCAGGATGGCTCCGTGAGCCGGCGCAGCGAGGGCCTGGCGGACTTGATGGTGGACGCCACACAACAGTTTGCTCAGCCGTTTACCCTAACCCGTCTATTTAACTGGCATCGATGGTTATTTCCCGCCGAGGAAGCCCGCTTTTCCACGCACGCCTTGAACGTAGGCGCGCTAAGGGGCGATGAGCCGATGCAGGTTGTGTCGGGACGACTGGACCGACCCACTGTGCATTTCGAGGCGCCACCTCGCCAAGGGCTGGCGCAGTCGCTGGGCGATTTCATCGAATGGTTTGAAGCCAGCCGGAATCATGCGGCCCTCGACCCATTGCTGCGCGCAGGCCTCGCGCATTTCTGGTTCGTCACACTGCATCCCTTCGATGATGGTAACGGTCGTCTGACGCGGGCGATTACTGACCTCGCGCTCGCCCAGGCAGAGAACCAGGCGATCCGCTTCTACGCGATGTCGGCGAGCATCCTTGAAGACCGGGCGGGCTATTACCGCGCACTGGAAACCAGTCAAAAAGCCACGCTGGATGTCACCGGTTGGCTTGAGTGGTTCCTGCAAACCCTGCTTCGTAGCCTGCAGCAGGCCATGGCGCGAATTGACCGGGTGCTGGGCAAAAGTCGCTTCTGGCAACGGCATCGGGACCACGCACTAAGCGCTGAACAGACCAAAGTCTTGAATCGCCTGCTCGACGGCGGCGACAAGGGCTTTGAGCACGGGATCAGCGCCGCCCAGTATCAGGCCGTGGCCAAAGTGTCCAAGGCCACGGCGACTCGACATCTGGCCGACCTTCTGGAAAAAAACTGCCTGGTTCGGTTACCCGGCGGCGGCCGTAGTACCCGTTACCAAATCAATACCCAAGGTGACTGA
- a CDS encoding exodeoxyribonuclease VII small subunit: protein MARKKVALDFEQSLADLQALVERMENGELSLEDSLTAFEQGIGLTRDCQSALAQAEQKVQVLLERDGELAEEPFDAEQPE from the coding sequence ATGGCCCGCAAAAAAGTTGCACTCGATTTCGAACAATCCCTCGCCGACCTGCAAGCTCTGGTCGAGCGTATGGAGAACGGCGAGTTGTCGCTGGAAGACTCGTTGACCGCATTCGAGCAAGGCATCGGCCTGACCCGCGACTGCCAGAGCGCCCTGGCGCAGGCGGAGCAGAAGGTCCAGGTGTTGCTGGAACGCGACGGGGAGCTGGCGGAAGAACCTTTCGATGCGGAACAGCCTGAATGA
- the ispA gene encoding (2E,6E)-farnesyl diphosphate synthase codes for MIDAYQAGSQARVNAALEPLFVAPTPELARLYEAMRYSVMNGGKRVRPLLAYAACEALGAQAEEANGAACAVELIHAYSLVHDDLPAMDDDDLRRGQPTTHKAFDEACAILAGDGLQSLAFSALLDPRLSSVNAEIRLRMVTALALAAGPAGMVGGQAIDLGSVGLKLDQQALEYMHRHKTGALIEAAVHLGALASGRAEAAQLAALQTYARAIGLAFQVQDDILDVESDTATLGKRQGADIARDKPTYPSLLGLEAAKAYALELRDQALDALRPFDAAAEPLRDLARYIVERRH; via the coding sequence ATGATCGACGCTTATCAGGCCGGCAGCCAGGCCCGGGTCAATGCTGCGCTGGAACCACTGTTTGTTGCGCCTACCCCTGAATTGGCCCGCCTGTATGAGGCCATGCGCTATAGCGTGATGAACGGCGGCAAGCGCGTGCGCCCGTTGCTCGCCTATGCGGCCTGTGAAGCCCTCGGCGCTCAGGCGGAGGAAGCCAACGGCGCCGCCTGTGCGGTGGAGCTGATTCACGCTTATTCCCTGGTGCACGACGATTTGCCGGCGATGGACGACGACGATCTGCGTCGCGGCCAGCCCACCACTCATAAAGCCTTCGATGAAGCCTGCGCGATTCTCGCCGGTGACGGCCTGCAAAGCCTGGCGTTCAGCGCTCTGCTGGACCCGCGCCTGAGCAGCGTCAACGCCGAGATCCGCTTGCGCATGGTCACCGCGCTGGCCTTGGCGGCAGGCCCGGCCGGGATGGTCGGCGGCCAGGCGATTGACTTGGGTTCGGTCGGTTTGAAGCTCGATCAGCAAGCCCTGGAATACATGCACCGCCACAAGACCGGCGCGCTGATCGAGGCCGCCGTGCACCTGGGCGCCCTCGCCAGTGGCCGTGCCGAAGCGGCGCAACTGGCGGCCTTGCAGACCTACGCGCGGGCCATCGGCCTGGCGTTCCAGGTGCAGGACGATATTCTCGACGTTGAAAGCGATACCGCGACCCTCGGCAAACGCCAGGGTGCCGATATCGCACGGGACAAGCCGACTTATCCTTCGCTGCTCGGCCTGGAAGCCGCCAAGGCCTACGCCCTGGAGCTGCGGGACCAGGCACTCGATGCCCTGCGACCTTTCGACGCGGCTGCCGAGCCACTGCGTGACCTGGCGCGGTATATCGTCGAACGCCGCCACTGA